Proteins encoded within one genomic window of Aquarana catesbeiana isolate 2022-GZ linkage group LG03, ASM4218655v1, whole genome shotgun sequence:
- the FIS1 gene encoding mitochondrial fission 1 protein — translation MEAVLNDLVAVEDLVRFEKKYLAELSSGSLSKGTQFEYAWCLIRSKYSADIQKGVGLLEDLLPKANKDEQRDYLFYLSVAHHRLKEYEKALKYVRTLLHKEPNNTQAQELEKVIEKKMQKEGLVGMAIVGGLAIGVAGLAGLVGLAIAKSK, via the exons ATGGAGGCCGTGCTCAATGACTTGGTGGCCGTGGAGGATCTGGTG agaTTTGAGAAGAAGTACTTGGCTGAGCTGTCTTCAGGGTCGCTAAGTAAAGGGACCCAGTTTGAGTACGCCTGGTGTCTGATTCGCAGCAAGTACTCCGCCGACATTCAGAAAGGGGTGGGGCTTCTAGAAG ATCTTTTGCCAAAGGCAAATAAAGATGAACAGCGGGATTATCTCTTCTATCTGTCTGTAGCCCATCACAGGTTAAAG GAATATGAGAAGGCTCTGAAGTACGTCCGCACACTTCTTCACAAAGAACCCAACAACACTCAGGCCCAGGAGCTGGAGAAGGTCATCGAGAAAAAGATGCAGAAAG AGGGTCTTGTCGGCATGGCCATCGTCGGCGGATTGGCGATCGGAGTGGCAGGACTCGCCGGCCTGGTCGGCCTGGCCATTGCCAAATCTAAATAA